One window from the genome of Cricetulus griseus strain 17A/GY chromosome 2, alternate assembly CriGri-PICRH-1.0, whole genome shotgun sequence encodes:
- the LOC107977023 gene encoding cytochrome P450 11B2, mitochondrial isoform X2, with product MAMALRPKADVWLARPWQCLLRTRALGTTAALTPNTLRPFEAIPQYSRNRWLKMIQILREQGQENLHLEMHQAFQELGPIFRYSIGSTQIVSVMLPEDAEKLHQVESMHPRRMHLEPWVAHREHRGLRRGVFLLNGPEWRLNRLRLNPHVLSPKAVQKFVPMVDMVARDFLEALKKKVFQNARGSLTMDVQQSLFNYSIEASNFALFGERLGLLGHDLSPDSLKFIHALHSVFKTTPQLMFLPRSLTRWTSTRVWKEHFEAWDVISEYANRCIRKVHQELRLGNPHSYSGIVAELISQGALPLDAIKANSIELTAGSVDTTTFPLVMTLFELARNPDVQQALRQESLAAEASIAANPQRALTDLPLLRATLKETLRLYPVGGFLERILSSDLMLQNYHVPAGTLVLLYLYSMGRNPAVFPRPERYTPQRWLERKRSFQHLAFGFGLRQCLGKRLAQVEMLLLLHHVLKSFKVETREQEDVQMVYRFVLMPNSSPLLTFRPVS from the exons ATGGCAATGGCTCTCAGGCCAAAGGCAGATGTGTGGCTGGCAAGACCTTGGCAGTGTCTTCTCAGGACGAGGGCACTGGGCACCACAGCAGCACTGACTCCCAACACACTGCGGCCCTTTGAAGCCATACCACAGTACTCCAGAAACAGGTGGCTGAAGATGATACAGATCCTGAGGGAGCAGGGCCAGGAGAACCTGCACCTGGAGATGCATCAGGCCTTCCAGGAACTGGGGCCCATTTTCAG GTACAGCATAGGAAGCACACAGATTGTGTCTGTGATGTTGCCCGAGGATGCTGAGAAGCTGCACCAGGTGGAGAGTATGCACCCTCGTCGGATGCACTTAGAGCCCTGGGTAGCCCACAGAGAACACCGTGGCCTGAGACGTGGAGTGTTCTTGCT AAATGGGCCTGAATGGCGCTTAAACCGACTGAGGCTCAACCCACATGTGCTGTCACCAAAGGCTGTTCAGAAGTTTGTCCCCATGGTGGACATGGTAGCACGGGACTTCCTGGAGGCCCTGAAGAAGAAGGTGTTTCAGAATGCTCGTGGGAGCCTCACCATGGATGTGCAGCAAAGCCTTTTCAACTACAGTATAGAAG caaGCAACTTTGCTCTTTTTGGGGAGCGACTGGGCCTCCTTGGCCATGACCTGAGTCCTGACAGCCTGAAGTTCATCCATGCCTTGCATTCCGTGTTCAAGACCACCCCACAGCTCATGTTCTTGCCCAGGAGCTTGACTCGCTGGACAAGCACCCGGGTGTGGAAAGAACATTTTGAGGCCTGGGATGTCATCTCTGAGTATG CCAACAGATGTATCCGGAAGGTGCACCAGGAGCTCAGACTTGGCAATCCTCATTCCTACAGTGGCATCGTGGCAGAACTAATATCCCAGGGAGCTTTGCCTCTCGACGCCATCAAAGCCAACTCTATTGAGCTCACCGCTGGGAGTGTAGACACG ACAACCTTCCCTCTGGTAATGACCCTCTTTGAGCTGGCTCGAAACCCAGATGTTCAGCAGGCACTTCGGCAAGAGAGCCTGGCAGCTGAGGCCAGCATTGCAGCAAATCCTCAGAGAGCTCTAACAGATCTGCCCCTGTTGCGGGCTACCTTAAAAGAGACCTTGAG GCTCTATCCTGTTGGTGGCTTTTTGGAGAGAATTCTAAGCTCTGACTTAATGCTTCAGAACTACCATGTTCCTGCTGGG ACATTAGTCCTACTTTATCTCTACTCCATGGGCCGAAACCCTGCAGTATTTCCAAGGCCAGAGCGCTACACGCCCCAGCGCTGGCTGGAGAGGAAAAGGAGTTTCCAGCACCTGGCCTTCGGCTTTGGGCTACGCCAGTGCCTGGGGAAGCGCTTGGCACAGGTGGAGATGCTTCTCCTGCTGCACCAT GTGCTGAAATCCTTCAAGGTGGAGACACGAGAGCAAGAGGATGTGCAGATGGTCTACCGCTTTGTTTTGATGCCCAACTCCAGCCCCCTCCTCACTTTCCGGCCTGTAAGCTAG
- the LOC107977023 gene encoding cytochrome P450 11B2, mitochondrial isoform X3, whose translation MALRPKADVWLARPWQCLLRTRALGTTAALTPNTLRPFEAIPQYSRNRWLKMIQILREQGQENLHLEMHQAFQELGPIFRYSIGSTQIVSVMLPEDAEKLHQVESMHPRRMHLEPWVAHREHRGLRRGVFLLNGPEWRLNRLRLNPHVLSPKAVQKFVPMVDMVARDFLEALKKKVFQNARGSLTMDVQQSLFNYSIEASNFALFGERLGLLGHDLSPDSLKFIHALHSVFKTTPQLMFLPRSLTRWTSTRVWKEHFEAWDVISEYANRCIRKVHQELRLGNPHSYSGIVAELISQGALPLDAIKANSIELTAGSVDTTTFPLVMTLFELARNPDVQQALRQESLAAEASIAANPQRALTDLPLLRATLKETLRLYPVGGFLERILSSDLMLQNYHVPAGVLKSFKVETREQEDVQMVYRFVLMPNSSPLLTFRPVS comes from the exons ATGGCTCTCAGGCCAAAGGCAGATGTGTGGCTGGCAAGACCTTGGCAGTGTCTTCTCAGGACGAGGGCACTGGGCACCACAGCAGCACTGACTCCCAACACACTGCGGCCCTTTGAAGCCATACCACAGTACTCCAGAAACAGGTGGCTGAAGATGATACAGATCCTGAGGGAGCAGGGCCAGGAGAACCTGCACCTGGAGATGCATCAGGCCTTCCAGGAACTGGGGCCCATTTTCAG GTACAGCATAGGAAGCACACAGATTGTGTCTGTGATGTTGCCCGAGGATGCTGAGAAGCTGCACCAGGTGGAGAGTATGCACCCTCGTCGGATGCACTTAGAGCCCTGGGTAGCCCACAGAGAACACCGTGGCCTGAGACGTGGAGTGTTCTTGCT AAATGGGCCTGAATGGCGCTTAAACCGACTGAGGCTCAACCCACATGTGCTGTCACCAAAGGCTGTTCAGAAGTTTGTCCCCATGGTGGACATGGTAGCACGGGACTTCCTGGAGGCCCTGAAGAAGAAGGTGTTTCAGAATGCTCGTGGGAGCCTCACCATGGATGTGCAGCAAAGCCTTTTCAACTACAGTATAGAAG caaGCAACTTTGCTCTTTTTGGGGAGCGACTGGGCCTCCTTGGCCATGACCTGAGTCCTGACAGCCTGAAGTTCATCCATGCCTTGCATTCCGTGTTCAAGACCACCCCACAGCTCATGTTCTTGCCCAGGAGCTTGACTCGCTGGACAAGCACCCGGGTGTGGAAAGAACATTTTGAGGCCTGGGATGTCATCTCTGAGTATG CCAACAGATGTATCCGGAAGGTGCACCAGGAGCTCAGACTTGGCAATCCTCATTCCTACAGTGGCATCGTGGCAGAACTAATATCCCAGGGAGCTTTGCCTCTCGACGCCATCAAAGCCAACTCTATTGAGCTCACCGCTGGGAGTGTAGACACG ACAACCTTCCCTCTGGTAATGACCCTCTTTGAGCTGGCTCGAAACCCAGATGTTCAGCAGGCACTTCGGCAAGAGAGCCTGGCAGCTGAGGCCAGCATTGCAGCAAATCCTCAGAGAGCTCTAACAGATCTGCCCCTGTTGCGGGCTACCTTAAAAGAGACCTTGAG GCTCTATCCTGTTGGTGGCTTTTTGGAGAGAATTCTAAGCTCTGACTTAATGCTTCAGAACTACCATGTTCCTGCTGGG GTGCTGAAATCCTTCAAGGTGGAGACACGAGAGCAAGAGGATGTGCAGATGGTCTACCGCTTTGTTTTGATGCCCAACTCCAGCCCCCTCCTCACTTTCCGGCCTGTAAGCTAG